GAGCCTGGCCGGGAGCGCGACGTTCTCCCGCGCGCTCAGGGAAGGTATCAGGTTGAAGGACTGGAAGACGAAGCCGATGCGGTCTCGGCGAAGCGCGGCGAGGGCGCCCCGACGCAGCGAGCCCAGGTCCTGTCCTGCCAAGGAGACAGAACCGGACTCGAACGGCTCCAGCCCCGACAAGCAGTAGAGCAGGGTGGACTTCCCCGACCCGCTGGGACCGACGACGCTCACCATCTCCCCGGCATGCACGTCGAGCGAAATGCCTCCGAGAACCGGCACGGGAGGCTGTCCGCGCCCACCAGGGAAAGTTTTTCGGACGTCGACGGCGCTGATGAGCGGTTCAAGGGCGACTGGTTCGATCATGATCTCATCTCAGTCCGAAACCTGCGGATGCACGATCCGGCAGGGTCGAGAACGAGGGTAGAGCTGGCTCTACTCTTCGCCACCGCGGCGCCGGATGGAACATCTGATCCGTAGGGTGGTGTCATGGATCCGAGTAACGCGGGCCAAGCGCTGGCACGCTCACCGTGGCGGTTCCTCACCAGTCGCTGGCCATGGCTGGCGCTGCTGTATCTCCTGCTCAGCGCGGTGATCGGCCTCGTCATGCTTCCTCTGGCCGTGCTCACCCTCCTCTTCGTCCCCTTGTGGGGCATCCTCATCGGGGCTGTGGAGCGCCGGCGCACGCGTCTGCTCGGCTTTCCGCCGCAGCGATCGGGACATGTCCGTGTGATCCGGGAGGAACGGCACAACTGGCTGGGCGTTCGCCTCACCGAGGCCGCCACATGGCGAGAGACCGGAGCGCTGCTCAGCGACGTGGTGCTGGGCCTGCTCTCCTTCGTTCTGCTGCTCTTCGAAGCCCTCAGCCTGTTCTTGCTCCTCTCGCTCGGCTTCATCGGCTCCCAGCGTCGCGCCGATGTGAATCTCTTCGGCGACGTCCACCTCGTGGTCGATCAGAGCACCTGGTGGTCGGTGATTCCGGTCGGAATCGTGTTGCTCCCGCTGTTCGGGTATCTGAATGCGCTGCTCGCCACCGGGCACGCCTTGATGCTGCGCGCACTCTGCGGGCCGCGCGAAGAGGAGCTCAGTCGGAACGTCGAGCGGCTCACCCGTTCGCGCGCCGCCCTCGTGCAGGCCTTCGAGGACGAACGCCGCCGCATCGAACGAGACCTTCACGATGGCGTGCAACAAGAGCTGGTCACGCTCGCCGCGCGGCTCGGGATGGTGAGCTTGGAGTTGGATGAACTCGCCGACCGCAACGCCGAAACCACAGCCGCCCGCCACGCCCTCGAGGCTGCGCAGGATCAGGCAGAACACGCGATGGCAACACTGCGGCGAACCGTTCGCGGCATCCATCCCGCCGTACTCACCGACCACGGGCTCCGCGCGGCTTTGGACGAGTTGGCCGATCGTACCCCCGTTCCGCTCGAGCTCGACATCACCTCTCTCTCGCGAGTTGCTCCCGCGATAGAAACCGCCGCGTACTACCTCGTCACCGAGGCGATCACCAATGCGGCCAAGCACACGGCCGCGTCCCGCGTTCACGTGCGGGCACAGGTCGCCTCGAGCACGGTCGATGTCACCGTCACCGACAACGGGCACGGCGGTGCCCGCGAAGAGGCCGGGACGGGTCTTCGCGGACTGCGCGAGCGCGTCGAGACGCTCGGGGGCAGCTTCGACCTCGTCAGTCCCGCCGGTGGGCCCACCCAGCTGCACATGTCCGTGCCTCTGAAGGGGGAAGGTCGACACGATGCGCATACTGCTCGCTGAGGATTCCACGCTGCTTCGCGAGGCACTCGTCGCGCTCCTGGAACGACTCGGTCACCAGGTCATCGCGGCGGCGACCACCGCGCCGCAGCTGTTGCAGGAGTTCATCCGCCTGCACGGGGAGAGCATGCACCCAGACCTCGTCCTCACCGACGTGCGGATGCCGCCGGACAACAGCGACGACGGTCTGAGGACCGCTCTGCGAATTCGGGAGCTGTCGCCTGCCCAGCCCGTGATGGTCCTGTCGCAGTACATCGCCGACACCTATGCCCGCGAGCTTCTCACTCTCCCGCAGGGTGCGATCGGCTATCTCTTGAAGGACCGGATCAATCGGGTGCGCGACTTCGCGCAAGCGCTGGACGTCGTCGCATCCGGTGGCACCGTCATCGACTCTGACGTCGTGCAGCATCTCCTGCGTGTACGGCCGCAAGGACCGCTCTCGACGCTCACGGGACGAGAGCGAGAAGTTCTCGCTCTCATGGCCGACGGCCGCTCCAACACGGAGATCGCTGCCGCGCTGGTGCTGACCGATGCCGCCATCAGCAAGCACATCGGCAACATCTTCCTCAAGCTCGGCCTGAGTCCCGTCGATGAGAACAGGCGGGTCAGAGCCGTGCTGGTCTACCTTCAGGCCGAACCGCGCTGATATGCACTGACCTCAGAACGGCAGCAGCGGGTCGACAGCCACGGCGACGAATATCAACGTCAAGTAGGTGATGGAGGCGTGGAACACCCGCATCGGACGCGGGTTCGTTCCACGCACCGCCTGCGAATACAGCCGGTGCGACTCGTAGACGAACCAGCCACCGAACACCACGGCGGACACGGAGTACACGAGGCCCATGTCGGCGACCGGAATCAGCAGCAGCGAGCACGCGAGGGTGGCCCAGGCGTACAGAATGACCTGGAGCCCGACCTGTGACGCGTTGCGCGTGACGCCGAGCATCGGAACGTCGGCGCCTTCGTAATCATCCCGGTACTTCATCGACAGCGGCCAGTAGTGCGCAGGCGTCCACAGGAACACCAGCGCGAACAGCACGATGGCGGGCCATGCGACGTCACCGGTGACGGCCGACCAGCCGATCACCACCGGGAAGCAGCCTGCGATCCCGCCCCAGATGATGTTCTGCTCGGTACGACGCTTGAGGATCATCGTGTAGATGACGACGTAGAAGAAGATCGCGGCGACTGACAGCGTCGCCGTCAGCCAGTTCGTCGTGGCGAGCAACCAGACAGTGGATGCGATCGCGAGGGTCCAGGAGAAGATCAGCGCTGCTCGCGGCGATATCTCACCCGTCACGAGCGGACGCTTCTCGGTGCGATGCATCTGCGCATCCATGTCCCGGTCGAGATACATGTTGAACGATGCCGCAGATCCGGCGCTCATCGAGCCGCCGAACACGGTCGCCAGTACGAGCCAGAGGTTCGGCATCCCGCCCTCGGCGAGGAACATGACCGGCACGGTGGAGACGAGCAGAAGCTCGAGAACACGGGGCTTCGTCAGCGAGACATACGCCTTGATCGTCTGGCCGATCGGCCGTTTCACCGCCGTCGCCTCGGACATAGTCGAGATATCGATCGCCTCCCAGCGCACACTCCGCCAACCCTCTCATTCTAGGCCACGGGTATTCGCGCGGATGACGTCACGGCGTCCGTTTCCTCACATATCACGCGACGTAATGTGAATGAACCAAGCCCGCTATGCTGAAATCACTCGCGCGCCCGGCGCTGTGCTCCTGTCCGTGACGATGCGGAGGCGCAGGGAATTCGGGCGCCCTCGTAACCGTTGGAAAGGGCATGACCTTGTCGGAATTGCAGTGGGAAGAGATTGACCGGCGCGCGGTGGACACCGCACGGATTCTGGCGGCGGATGCCGTCGAGAAGGTCGGCAACGGTCACCCTGGCACGGCGATGAGCCTCGCGCCTCTCGCCTACCTCCTCTACCAGCGCGTTCTGCGCCACGACCCGACCGACACCGATTGGCTGGGCCGCGACCGCTTCATCCTCTCCGCGGGCCACTCCTCGCTGACGCAGTACGTCCAGCTCTACCTGGGCGGCTTCGGACTCGAACTCGATGACCTCAAGTCGCTGCGCACGTGGGGATCGAAGACGCCTGGTCACCCCGAGTACGGGCACACCAAGGGCGTGGAGATCACGACCGGTCCTCTCGGCCAGGGCCTCGCATCCGCCGTCGGGTTCGCCTATGCATCCCGCTACGAGCGTGGACTGTTCGACCCTGAGGCCGCTGCGGGTACGAGCCCGTTCGATCACTTCGTGTACGTGATCGCCGGCGACGGCGACCTGCAGGAGGGCATCACCAGCGAGGCGGGCTCGCTCGCCGGTCACCAGCAGCTCGGCAACCTCATCACCTTCTACGACTCCAACCAGATCTCGATCGAGGACGACACGAATGTCGCCTTCACCGAAGACGTCGCCGCACGCTACGAGGCCTACGGCTGGCATGTGCAGACGATCGACTGGAAGAAGAGCGGCGAGTACGTCGAAGACGTCGCCGAGCTGTTCGCGGCCGTCGAGGCGGCGAAGGGCGAGACCGACAAGCCGTCGCTCATCATCCTGAAGACGATCATCGGCTGGCCGTCGCCCGGCAAGCAGAACAGCGGCAAGATCCATGGTTCAGCGCTCGGCGCCGACGAGCTCGCCGCGACCAAGAAGGTCCTCGGGTTCGACCCGGAGGAGACCTTCGTCGTCGCAGACGACGTGATCGCGCACACCCGCGCTCTCGCCGACCGCGCCGCCGAGGTCCGCGCCGCCTGGCAGAAGTCGTTCGACGCCTGGGCCGACGCGAACCCCGAGCGCAAGACGTTGCTCGACCGGCTCGAGGCGAAAGACCTTCCCGCCGATATCGCCTCCGCCCTGCCTGTCTTCGAAGCAGGCAAGGAAGTCTCCACGCGCGCAGCCTCCGGCCAGGTCATCAACGCCCTCGCTGCCGAGCTGCCGGAGCTGTGGGGCGGTTCCGCCGATCTCGCGGAATCGAACCTCACCACCATCAAGGGCGCGAAATCGTTCATCCCGTCCGAGTGGTCCACCCATGAATGGTCCGGCTCGCCCTACGGGCGAGTGCTGCACTTCGGCATCCGCGAGCACGCCATGGGCGCGATCATCAACGGCATCGTGCTGCACGGCCCGACGCGCGCCTTCGGCGGAACCTTCCTCATCTTCAGCGACTACATGCGTCCGTCGGTCCGCCTCGCCGCGCTGATGAACATCCCCAGCATCTTCGTCTGGACGCACGACTCCGTCGCGCTCGGCGAAGACGGTCCGACCCACCAGCCAATCGAGCAGCTCGCGACACTGCGCGCCATCCCGAACTTCACCGTGGTGCGGCCGGCAGACGCGAACGAGACCTCGGTCGTCTGGCTCGAGCTTCTTCGCCGCCACGCGGGCCCCGCTGGTATCGCGCTGACGCGCCAGAACATCCCGGTGTTCGCACGCGGAGCAGGCGCGGCATCCGGCGACACCTTCGCGTCAGCCGACAACGCGACCAAGGGCGCCTACGTGCTCGCCGAGGCGCCGAACGGCACGCCGGACGTCATCCTCATCGCCACCGGCTCCGAAGTCCAGCTCGCGGTCGCCGCTCGCGAGACACTGGCAGCCGACGGCATCAACGCCCGTGTCGTGTCCGCTCCGTCGCTGGAGTGGTTCGACGAACAGGATGCCGCATACCGCGAGTCGGTCCTGCCGGCAGCGGTTGCCGCACGTGTCTCCGTGGAGGCAGGTTCTGACCTCACCTGGCGCGGCATCGTCGGCGACAACGGCCGCTCCGTCGCTATCGATCACTTCGGCGCATCCGCCGACTACAAGACGCTGTTCCAGGAATTCGGCATCACCACCGAGGCCGTCGTCGAGGCGGCACGCGCAACTGTCAAGGAGAACGCATGAGCACCCCCACCGCAGACCTCGCAGCCGCAGGCGTCAGCATCTGGCTGGATGACCTCTCCCGCACCCGCATCAATTCCGGCAACCTCGCCGAGCTGATCGAGTCCCGCAACGTCGTGGGCGTCACCACGAACCCGACCATCTTCGCCGGGGCGATCACCAACCCCGACGACACGTCGTACGACGCGCAGGTCACCGAACTGGCCGCTTCCGGTGCGACCGCCGAGGAGGCCGTCTTCGCGGCCACCACTCAGGACGTCGGCGCCGCACTCGACGTGTTCCGTCCCGTCTGGGAGCAGTCCGGACACGTCGACGGCCGTGTCTCGATCGAGGTCTCCCCCGACCTCGCGCACGACACCGAGGGAACCGTCGCTCAGGCCAAGCAGCTGTGGGCGAAGATCGACCGCCCGAACCTGCTCGTGAAGATCCCGGCGACCAAGGCCGGTCTTCCCGCGATCACTGAAGCGATCGCGAACGGGATCAGCGTCAACGTCACTCTGATCTTCAGCCTCGAGCGCTACGCAGACGTCATCGATGCTTACCTCACCGGGCTCGAGCGCGCACACAGCGGCGACTTCGATCTGGCGAGCATCCATTCCGTGGCGTCCTTCTTCGTGTCGCGCGTCGACAGCGAGACCGACAAGCGCCTCGAAGCCATCGGCACAGATGAGGCACTCGCGCTCAAGAGCAAAGCCGGTCTGGCCAACGCACGCCTCGCGTACGAACTGTTCGAGAAGAAGTTCGCCGAGAAGCGTGCGCAGGATCTCATCGCTCTGGGCGCCAACCCGCAGCGTCCGCTGTGGGCCTCAACCGGTGTCAAGGACCCGGCGCTGCCCGACACCCTGTACGTGACCGAGCTCGTCGCGCAGGGCGTCGTCAACACGATGCCGGAGAAGACCCTCCAGGCCACCTTCGATCATGGCGTCATCACCGGCGACACGATCACCGGTGGCTACGACGAGGCCCGTGAGGTCTTCGCCGGACTCGAGAAGGTCGGCGTCGACTTCGCCGATGTCACTCAGGTGCTCGAAGATGAGGGCGTCGCGAAGTTCATCGACTCCTGGCATGACCTGCTCACCCAGGTGGCCGAGGGGCTCGAGGCTCAGCGATGACGTTCTCGATCCACGCCTCGGGCGCGGCGAAGTCCGCGATCGACGAGGTCGTTCCCCGGCTGGTCGGCGATTTGATCGCCTCCCGCATCACCGGGTTCGACTCGACCCTGTGGGGCGAAGCTGCCGAAGAAGAGGCGGCCAAGCGTCTCGGATGGGTCGAGGCCGTCTCGGTGTCACGTCCCCTGGTTCCGGAGATCGTCGCGCTCCGCGATGAGCTGCACGCCAAAGGTGTGAACCGCGTGGTCCTCGCCGGCATGGGCGGATCATCGCTCGCGCCCGAGGTCATCACGCAGACCGCCGGTGTGGCACTCACGATCCTCGATTCGACGGCGCCAGGACAGGTGCTCGCCGCATTGGACGAGGGCCTCGAGCAGACCGTCCTGGTCGTCTCATCGAAGTCGGGCTCCACCGTCGAGACCGATTCTCAGCGCCGCACTTTCGAAGCGGCGTTCCGCGACCTGGGCATCGATCCCGTTGAACGCATCGTCGTCGTCACCGACCCGGGCTCGCCTCTGGACGCCTCTGCGCGCGAAGCGGGCTATCGCGTGTTCAACGCCGACCCGAACGTCGGCGGTCGCTACTCCGCCCTCACCGCTTTCGGCCTTGTCCCGTCCGGCCTCGCCGGCGCCGACATCTCCGAGCTGCTCGACGAGGCTGAGGCCACGCTGCTGCAGGTCGCCGTCGACGCAGCCGACAATCCGGCGCTGCGCCTCGGCGCAGCCATCGCCGGCACGAATCCACGTCGCGACAAGCTGGGTCTGATCACCGACGGCACGCATATCAACGGACTGCCGGATTGGATCGAGCAGCTCATCGCCGAGTCCACCGGCAAGGACGGCACCGGCATCCTGCCCGTCGTCCTGCTCCCCGTTTCGCCGGAGCTGGATGATGTCCCCGCCGACCTGCAGATCGTGCGGCTCGTCGACGATGCGAACGAGTTCCACCTGCGTGAGCGTCATCAGGGCGAGATCCTCGTGAGCGGATCGCTCGGTGCGAACCTGATCGTCTGGGAGTACGCCACCGCGATCGCCGGCTACCTGCTCGGAATCGATCCGTTCAACCAGCCGGACGTCGAGTCGGCCAAGGTCGCGACCCGCGGGCTGCTGGATGCGCGTCCGGAGCCGACGGCCCCCGCGTTCGTCGAGAGCGGTATCGAGGTCCGCGTGTCGGATCCGGCTCTTGCCGCCTCCGGCAACATCGAGGCTGTGCTGGACGCACTCTGGGCACAGCTGCCGGAAGACGGGTACGTGTCGATCCAGGCCTACGTCAACCGTCTCGAGCTGCCGCAGCTGCAGGGCCTGCGCGAACTGGTCGCGGCCGATTCCGGTCGTCCGACCACGTTCGGCTGGGGACCGCGGTTCCTGCATTCGACCGGTCAGTACCACAAGGGTGGTCCGGCCCAGGGCGTGTTCCTGCAGATCCTGGAACGCACCGACGTCGATCTGGAGATCCCCGAGCGTCCGTTCACATTCGGTCAGCTCATCCAGGCGCAGGCTGCCGGCGATGCCGGCGTGCTCGCCGAGCATGGTCGCCCTGTCGTCTCACTGACGATCACAGAAGACTCGGCTGACGTCCTCGCCCTGTTCGAAGCCGCCCAGAAGTAGTCCGTAGGAGAATCCCCCGCCGATGTCCGTTCCCGTATCACGCGGCCACAATCCGCTGCGCGACCCAGACGACCGTCGCCTCAATCGCATCGCAGGTCCCAGCGCGCTGGTGATCTTCGGTGTGACCGGTGACCTGTCGCGCAAGAAGCTCATGCCAGCGGTGTACGACCTGGCGAACCGCGGACTGCTGCCGCCCGGGTTCGCCCTCGTCGGCTTCGCCCGCCGCGACTGGGAAGACCAGGACTTCGCCCAAGTGGTCTACGACGCGGTGAAGCAGCACGCGCGCACCGAGTTCCGCGAGGAGACCTGGCAACAGTTGTTGCAGGGCATCCGGTTCGTCTCGGGCGAATTCGACAATCCTGAGTCCTTCGTGAAACTGCGCGATACCGTCGAGAAGCTCGACATCGAACGCGGCACGATGGGAAATCACGCGTACTACCTGTCGATTCCTCCGAAGTCCTTCCCCATCGTCACGAAGCAGCTGAAGGACTCCGGACTCGTCGGCGACGACCACGGAGACGAGCGTTGGCGCCGCGTGGTGATCGAGAAGCCGTTCGGCCACGACCTCGATTCGGCTCGCGACCTGAACGAGGCACTCGAGGTCGCGTTCCCCGCCGATGCGATCTTCCGCATCGACCACTACCTCGGCAAGGAGACGGTGCAGAACATCCTCGCGCTCCGTTTCGCGAACGAGCTGTACGAGCCGATCTGGAACCGCAACTACGTCGACCATGTGCAGATCACGATGGCGGAAGACATCGGAGTGGGTGGTCGCGCCGGGTATTACGACGGCGTCGGCGCTGCGCGTGACGTCATCCAGAATCACCTGCTGCAGCTTCTCGCACTCACTGCGATGGAGGAGCCGATCAGCCTGAGCGCTGAGCACCTGCGCGCAGAGAAGGAGAAGGTGCTCGCAGCGGTCACTCTTCCCGACGACCTCTCCCTCGCCACCGCACGCGGCCAGTACGCCGGCGGTTGGCAGGGCGGCGAACAGGTCACCGGCTTCCTCGACGAAGACGGGATGAATCCGGAGTCGACCACGGAGACGTATGCCGCGATCAAGCTCGACATCAATACGCGGCGTTGGGCGGATGTTCCGTTCTACCTGCGCACCGGCAAACGGCTCGGTCGGCGTGTCACGGAGATCGCCGTGGTCTTCAAGCGCGCACCGCAGCATCTCTTCGGGCGGACGAACACGGCTGAGCTCGGTCAGAACGCTCTCGTCATCCGCGTGCAGCCCGACGAAGGCGTCACGATCCGGTTCGGATCCAAGATTCCCGGCGCGGGCAGCAACGTCCGCGACGTGACGATGGACTTCGGATACGGTCACGCCTTCACCGAGGCCAGCCCTGAAGCATACGAGCGGCTCATCCTGGACGTGCTCCTCGGAGACCCGCCCCTGTTCCCGCGCCATGAAGAAGTCGAGCTGTCCTGGAAGATCCTCGACCCCATCGAGGAGTACTGGGCATCGCAGAAGACGCCGGTGGAGCAGTACGCCCCCGGCTCCTGGGGTCCGGCATCCGCTGATGCCCTCCTTGCCCGCGACGGACGAGTCTGGAGACGACCGTGATCATCGAACTTCCCGACACGACCGTGAGCCAGGTCGCCAAGCATCTCGTCAAGATGCGCGAAGAGGGCGGCGCGGTCGCACTCGGCCGTGTGTTGACGCTGGTCATCTCCGCGCGAGAGAGCGTGGTGGAGGAAGCCATCGAGGCGGCGAACGACGCCTCGCGTGAGCATCCGATGCGCGTGATCGTTCTCACAGAACGCGACGGCGACGCACGTCTTGACGCGCAGATCCGCGTCGGCGGTGACGCCGGAGCGAGCGAGGTCGTCGTGCTCCGCGCGCAGGGAGACGCTGCCAGCAACGAGGAGAGCCTCCTCACCGGCCTTCTGCTGCCAGACGCTCCCGTGGTCGCGTGGTGGCCGGATGACGCTCCGGAGGAGCCTTCTGCCACCCCGCTCGGGCGCATCGCCCAACGCCGCATCACCGACGCCGCCACCGCCAAGGACGTCCGTGCGCAGATCGAGTCCCTCGGGCGCTCCCATGCTCCCGGCGACACCGACCTTGCATGGACCCGTCTCACCCACTGGCGCGAACAGCTCGCGGCAGTGCTCGACCAGCCGCCGTTCGAAGATGTGACGGCCGCCGAGGTTCGCGGTGCGGCTTCCTCGCCATCCACTGCGCTGCTCGCGGCCTGGCTGCAGCTCGCCCTCGACGTTCCGGTCCGATGGGCGTACGAGAAGCGCGAAGAATGGGACCACGGCATCAAGTCGGTCCGTCTCAGTCGTGCGAGCGGCGACATCCTGCTGGAGCGCCCCGTCCCCGGCGACGCCGTGCTCACACAGCCCGGCCAGCCGCACCACGACCTGCATCTGCCTCGTCGCACGCTTCGGGAGTGCCTGGCAGAGGAGTTGCGCCGCCTGGATCCCGATGTCCTGTACGGTCGAGTCATCACCGAGGGCTGGGAGAAGCTGGGTCCGCCCGAGACCGGAGAGTGAGCGACATGCAGGCATCATCCGCCGAGAAGCTGGTCGTCGTCGAGACGTCGCCCGCAGAGGTTTCCGAGCGGGTCGCGGACCGGTTCCTCATGCGCGTGAAGGCGCGCACGAAGAGCGGCCGGATCGCGCATGTCGCCCTCACCGGAGGATCGATGGGCAGCGCGGTTCTCCGTGCGGTCGCCGCGCATTCGAAGGTTAGCCGGATCGATTGGTCCCTTGTGCACTTCTGGTGGGGCGATGAGCGCTTCGTGGCCCGTGACGATCAGGACCGCAATGCCCTGCAGTCGCGCCAAGCGCTGCTGGATCACATCCAGGTGCCCTCGGAGAACATCCATGAGATCGCTGCCTCCGACAGCGGTCTCACGCTCGACGAAGCCGCCGAGGCGTACGCCGCGGAACTCGCGAAGTTCAGCGATGAGGAGCACGCCTGGCCGTCGTTCGCGGTCTGCTTCCTCGGCGTCGGTCCCGACGGACACATCGCGTCGCTGTTCCCCGATCGCTCCGAGGTCACCGAGACGGATGCTGCAGTACTGCCCGTTCGCGACTCCCCGAAGCCGCCGCCTGAGCGCGTCACGCTGACGCGACCGGTGATCAACTCTTCCAAACGCGTCTGGCTGGTCCTCACCGGCGCTGACAAGGCCTCAGCGCTCGGTCTCGCGCTGGCTGGTGCCAGCTACACCAATGTGCCCGCAGCGGGCGCCAAGGGGCGCAAGCGCACGATCTTCTTCGTGGATCAGGCGGCGGCGTCAGAGGTCTCAGAGGACCTCATCGATCAGGCCTACTGATCTTTCTCTGGTTCTGAGCCTGAGTCGTCGCTCCCCCGGACGATGCCGAGTTCCTGGCTCTCGCTGAGCACCTGCGGGTGATATCTCGCGAGTCCGACCACGCCCCAGACGGCGATCGCGCCCGCGATGCCGAAGCACACCAGCACCCACGGCGGCGCAGCGGCGGCTTCGCCGAGCACGAGCATTCCGATCAGCACCGCGATCATCGGATCGACGACTGTCAGGCCGGCGATCACCAGGTCGGGTGGGCCAGAGCTGTAGGCGGTCTGCACGAAGTAGGCTCCCACTGCTGACGCGGCGACGAGGGCGATCACGCACACCAGCGTCACCCAGTCGAACTCCCCCGCCTGCACCCTCTTGATGACGGCTTTGGCCAACGTCGCAACGAACCCGTAGAGGATGCCGGCTCCGACCACGTAGAACAGCGCCCGCATCCTGTGGCGCAGGACCAGCCAGAATCCACCGAGCACGATGATCACGACGAGCAGAATCGCGAGGATCACGAAAAGCTCACGATCGGTGATGTCCTGCTCGACGGCGAAGATCGCCGCGAAGAACACGAAGATGAAGATGCCGCCGACGCACGCCCCGATGGCGATGAGCGATCTTCTGGTGGGCGCGTGGCCGGATACCCGCGCATTGAGCAACGTGGTGATCACGAGCGCGATGGCCCCGAGCGGCTGCACCACGATCAGCGGAGCGACGGACAGCGCGGCGAGCTGACACACGATGGCGAGCCCGAGCATGAGCGTGCCGAGAATCCATGACGGGCGGGTGAGCAGTCTCTTGAGCTGCTCGACGCTCAGTCCGTTCGCACCGTCAGCTCCGCTGAGGCGCTCGACCTTCTCGACGCCGCGGTGCTGATACTGCGCTCCGAGCGACATGAACACCGCACCGGCCAATGCGAGAGGGATGCCGAGAAGCAGCCCTGGGTTCTGGAAGGCACCGACAAGCTGGTCGCCGACTTCCGCCGATGTCATCCACGCGCCCGCACTCACACTGAAACACTACCGGGCGCACGGCTCGC
The DNA window shown above is from Microbacterium murale and carries:
- a CDS encoding glucose-6-phosphate dehydrogenase assembly protein OpcA; translation: MIIELPDTTVSQVAKHLVKMREEGGAVALGRVLTLVISARESVVEEAIEAANDASREHPMRVIVLTERDGDARLDAQIRVGGDAGASEVVVLRAQGDAASNEESLLTGLLLPDAPVVAWWPDDAPEEPSATPLGRIAQRRITDAATAKDVRAQIESLGRSHAPGDTDLAWTRLTHWREQLAAVLDQPPFEDVTAAEVRGAASSPSTALLAAWLQLALDVPVRWAYEKREEWDHGIKSVRLSRASGDILLERPVPGDAVLTQPGQPHHDLHLPRRTLRECLAEELRRLDPDVLYGRVITEGWEKLGPPETGE
- a CDS encoding DMT family transporter — protein: MTSAEVGDQLVGAFQNPGLLLGIPLALAGAVFMSLGAQYQHRGVEKVERLSGADGANGLSVEQLKRLLTRPSWILGTLMLGLAIVCQLAALSVAPLIVVQPLGAIALVITTLLNARVSGHAPTRRSLIAIGACVGGIFIFVFFAAIFAVEQDITDRELFVILAILLVVIIVLGGFWLVLRHRMRALFYVVGAGILYGFVATLAKAVIKRVQAGEFDWVTLVCVIALVAASAVGAYFVQTAYSSGPPDLVIAGLTVVDPMIAVLIGMLVLGEAAAAPPWVLVCFGIAGAIAVWGVVGLARYHPQVLSESQELGIVRGSDDSGSEPEKDQ
- the zwf gene encoding glucose-6-phosphate dehydrogenase, translating into MSVPVSRGHNPLRDPDDRRLNRIAGPSALVIFGVTGDLSRKKLMPAVYDLANRGLLPPGFALVGFARRDWEDQDFAQVVYDAVKQHARTEFREETWQQLLQGIRFVSGEFDNPESFVKLRDTVEKLDIERGTMGNHAYYLSIPPKSFPIVTKQLKDSGLVGDDHGDERWRRVVIEKPFGHDLDSARDLNEALEVAFPADAIFRIDHYLGKETVQNILALRFANELYEPIWNRNYVDHVQITMAEDIGVGGRAGYYDGVGAARDVIQNHLLQLLALTAMEEPISLSAEHLRAEKEKVLAAVTLPDDLSLATARGQYAGGWQGGEQVTGFLDEDGMNPESTTETYAAIKLDINTRRWADVPFYLRTGKRLGRRVTEIAVVFKRAPQHLFGRTNTAELGQNALVIRVQPDEGVTIRFGSKIPGAGSNVRDVTMDFGYGHAFTEASPEAYERLILDVLLGDPPLFPRHEEVELSWKILDPIEEYWASQKTPVEQYAPGSWGPASADALLARDGRVWRRP
- the pgl gene encoding 6-phosphogluconolactonase, which encodes MQASSAEKLVVVETSPAEVSERVADRFLMRVKARTKSGRIAHVALTGGSMGSAVLRAVAAHSKVSRIDWSLVHFWWGDERFVARDDQDRNALQSRQALLDHIQVPSENIHEIAASDSGLTLDEAAEAYAAELAKFSDEEHAWPSFAVCFLGVGPDGHIASLFPDRSEVTETDAAVLPVRDSPKPPPERVTLTRPVINSSKRVWLVLTGADKASALGLALAGASYTNVPAAGAKGRKRTIFFVDQAAASEVSEDLIDQAY